A single region of the Sandaracinaceae bacterium genome encodes:
- a CDS encoding tetratricopeptide repeat protein has protein sequence MIRALALLLLLAPAGLAHAQRSASPRAAALIRAGDALLRAGDRGSAIGYYREALQADPRSTRAYERLGDAYRGRGSHEDAREVYEAGLVRDPDAAPLWLGLARTLIEAGRPDDAARAVRSLLARDPEHREGLRLRADLARERGAWSEALTAYRALLALAPSEEEAAELRRYEAALRLLARPLDPVSSPRACGPASTPLRRALARCP, from the coding sequence GTGATCCGCGCGCTCGCCTTGCTGCTCTTGCTCGCCCCCGCCGGGCTGGCCCACGCCCAGCGCTCGGCGTCCCCCCGCGCGGCGGCCCTCATCCGGGCCGGGGACGCGCTCCTGCGCGCCGGGGATCGCGGCAGCGCCATCGGCTACTACCGCGAGGCGCTCCAGGCCGATCCGCGCTCGACGCGCGCCTACGAGCGGCTCGGCGACGCGTATCGCGGCCGCGGCAGCCACGAGGACGCGCGGGAGGTCTACGAGGCGGGGCTCGTGCGTGACCCGGACGCGGCGCCGCTCTGGCTCGGCCTGGCCCGGACGCTGATCGAGGCCGGCCGCCCCGACGACGCGGCGCGCGCGGTGCGGAGCCTCCTCGCGCGCGATCCCGAGCACCGCGAGGGGCTGCGGCTGCGCGCGGATCTCGCCCGCGAGCGCGGCGCGTGGTCCGAGGCGTTGACCGCCTATCGCGCGCTGCTCGCGCTCGCCCCCTCGGAAGAAGAGGCGGCCGAGCTGCGCCGCTACGAGGCGGCGCTGCGGCTGCTCGCGCGCCCCCTCGATCCGGTCTCGTCGCCGAGGGCGTGTGGTCCGGCGTCGACGCCGCTCCGCCGCGCGCTCGCACGCTGCCCGTGA
- a CDS encoding MXAN_5808 family serine peptidase: MDEQNPRTTSPRPQSWWKPLLAVGAVAAAFALTFFWPQRNGLDFNIDGSARAQEVREQEAYDLTELRVMNRVILHVKNHYVEPERIEPRRMLLAGLNAVQRQVAPVLVEYEDGQSHLTLHVDNQERRFQVDDVDSPWALSFRFREIFGFLQQNLRGEDVELRDVEYAAVNGMLRTLDPHSVLLTPDVYEEMRMSTRGEFGGLGIVISIRDGQLTIIRPMEGTPAGRAGLERMDRIVKINEESTLNMPLSEAVNRLRGAPGSQVSIYVVREGQGGWTRPRRFDLTRAVIHIESIESRMLGDGVGYIRIKNFQGNTHEDMRRALAQLHREGLRGLVLDLRDDPGGLLEQAVRVADSFLPSGTIVTTSSNDPAQRDEKFARQEGTEPSYPMVVLVNGGSASASEIVAGALKNHDRALIVGQRTFGKGSVQVLYDYEDGSALKLTIAQYLTPGDVSIQGTGIAPDIAIDPMTVDREDMDLAVDQQYIRESDLAAHLTSDRARDADAAAEVLRYYLPNDVRMRLREASPEDREENEEEQEFLLRFSRLLLSRAQHASRRQMLVDAQPVLERVRREEMTRATEELRRLNVDWSEGTDQGETTVDVAVSTDRSDNTAAAGEPFELRVRVTNTGANPLFQLRGVTKSDNRLFDGREVVFGRLNPGETREWTATLGICTTENDQRTCTLPRHLSDRADGIRVEFEEAHGHAPPPAEVRVQTRALPRPRFSYQVQVADNIEGNGDGRVQRGEQATVFLHLRNTGQGRTYETQANLRNLSGEGVLLRAGRFRIDDIQPNGERTVAFTFEVLPDFSRDVAKLEVSVVDTDLREAFTERVEIPIADAGPAPTERRGRVTLRDGAALREQPGANTDVVSHVREGNLSVPVEAELNGFLRVQIAEEHPAWVAASDVTQERASRTARVEDDLNHRPPELTIDMPSLVTRDESLRIRGTARDETRVRDLYIYVGARKAFYQSNRDSDAPREATFDTAVRLRPGTNYIVVVARENDQSISRQTFVVRRDGPNGELLETPEQPDEWFQMGVDEE, from the coding sequence ATGGACGAACAGAACCCTCGCACGACCTCGCCGCGCCCCCAGAGCTGGTGGAAGCCGCTCCTCGCGGTGGGCGCCGTGGCCGCAGCGTTCGCGCTGACCTTCTTCTGGCCCCAGCGCAACGGGCTCGACTTCAACATCGACGGCTCGGCGCGGGCGCAGGAGGTCCGCGAGCAAGAGGCGTACGACCTGACCGAGCTCCGGGTCATGAACCGGGTGATCCTCCACGTGAAGAATCACTACGTGGAGCCCGAGCGCATCGAGCCGCGGCGCATGCTGCTCGCCGGCCTCAACGCCGTGCAGCGTCAGGTCGCGCCGGTGCTGGTCGAGTACGAGGACGGCCAGAGCCACCTCACCCTGCACGTCGACAACCAGGAGCGCCGCTTCCAGGTCGATGACGTCGACAGCCCGTGGGCGCTGAGCTTCCGCTTCCGCGAGATCTTCGGCTTCCTGCAGCAGAACCTGCGCGGCGAGGACGTGGAGCTGCGCGACGTCGAGTACGCGGCCGTCAACGGCATGCTCCGCACCCTCGACCCGCACTCCGTCCTGCTCACGCCCGACGTCTACGAAGAGATGCGCATGAGCACGCGCGGGGAGTTCGGCGGGCTCGGCATCGTCATCTCCATCCGCGACGGGCAGCTGACCATCATCCGCCCGATGGAGGGCACGCCGGCCGGCCGCGCGGGGCTCGAGCGCATGGACCGGATCGTCAAGATCAACGAGGAGTCCACGCTCAACATGCCGCTCAGCGAGGCCGTCAACCGCCTCCGCGGCGCGCCCGGCTCGCAGGTCAGCATCTACGTCGTGCGCGAGGGCCAGGGCGGCTGGACGCGCCCCCGCCGCTTCGATCTGACCCGGGCCGTGATCCACATCGAGTCGATCGAGTCCCGCATGCTCGGCGACGGCGTCGGCTACATCCGCATCAAGAACTTCCAGGGCAACACCCACGAGGACATGCGGCGCGCGCTCGCGCAGCTGCACCGTGAGGGCCTCCGAGGGCTGGTGCTCGACCTGCGCGACGACCCGGGCGGTCTGCTCGAGCAGGCGGTCCGCGTGGCGGACAGCTTCCTGCCGAGCGGCACCATCGTGACGACCTCGTCGAACGACCCGGCCCAGCGGGACGAGAAGTTCGCGCGTCAGGAGGGCACCGAGCCGAGCTACCCGATGGTGGTGCTCGTCAACGGCGGCAGCGCCTCGGCGTCGGAGATCGTCGCGGGCGCGCTCAAGAACCACGACCGCGCGCTCATCGTCGGCCAGCGCACCTTCGGCAAGGGCTCGGTCCAGGTCCTCTACGACTACGAGGACGGCTCCGCGCTCAAGCTGACCATCGCGCAGTACCTGACCCCCGGGGACGTCTCGATCCAGGGCACGGGCATCGCGCCCGACATCGCCATCGACCCGATGACCGTCGATCGCGAGGACATGGATCTGGCCGTCGACCAGCAGTACATCCGCGAGTCGGATCTCGCGGCCCACCTGACGAGCGACCGGGCGCGCGACGCGGACGCGGCGGCCGAGGTGCTCCGCTACTACCTGCCGAACGACGTGCGCATGCGCCTGCGCGAGGCGAGCCCCGAGGACCGCGAGGAGAACGAGGAGGAGCAGGAGTTCTTGCTCCGGTTCTCGCGCCTGCTGCTCTCCCGCGCCCAGCACGCCTCCCGCCGCCAGATGCTCGTCGACGCGCAGCCCGTGCTCGAGCGCGTGCGCCGCGAGGAGATGACCCGGGCGACGGAGGAGCTGCGGCGCCTCAACGTCGACTGGTCCGAGGGCACCGACCAGGGCGAGACCACCGTCGACGTCGCGGTCTCCACCGACCGCAGCGACAACACCGCCGCCGCGGGCGAGCCGTTCGAGCTCCGCGTCCGCGTGACGAACACGGGCGCCAACCCGCTCTTCCAGCTCCGCGGCGTGACCAAGAGCGACAACCGCCTCTTCGACGGGCGCGAGGTCGTCTTCGGCCGGCTGAACCCGGGCGAGACCCGCGAGTGGACGGCCACGCTCGGCATCTGCACCACCGAGAACGACCAGCGCACCTGCACCCTGCCCCGGCACCTGTCGGACCGCGCGGACGGCATCCGCGTCGAGTTCGAGGAGGCGCACGGGCACGCGCCGCCGCCGGCCGAGGTGCGCGTCCAGACCCGCGCGCTGCCCCGCCCGCGCTTCAGCTACCAGGTGCAGGTCGCGGACAACATCGAGGGCAACGGCGACGGCCGCGTCCAGCGCGGCGAGCAGGCGACGGTCTTCCTGCATCTGCGCAACACCGGACAGGGCCGCACCTACGAGACGCAGGCCAACCTGCGGAACCTCAGCGGCGAGGGCGTGCTCCTGCGCGCCGGGCGCTTCCGCATCGACGACATCCAGCCGAACGGCGAGCGCACGGTGGCCTTCACCTTCGAGGTGCTGCCCGACTTCTCGCGTGACGTGGCCAAGCTCGAGGTCTCCGTGGTCGACACCGATCTCCGCGAGGCCTTCACCGAGCGGGTGGAGATCCCGATCGCGGACGCCGGCCCCGCGCCGACGGAGCGCCGCGGCCGGGTCACCCTCCGGGACGGCGCGGCGCTGCGCGAGCAGCCGGGCGCCAACACGGACGTCGTCTCGCACGTGCGCGAGGGCAACCTGAGCGTGCCCGTCGAGGCGGAGCTGAACGGCTTCCTGCGCGTCCAGATCGCCGAGGAGCACCCCGCGTGGGTCGCGGCGAGCGACGTCACCCAGGAGCGCGCGAGCCGGACGGCGCGGGTCGAGGACGACCTCAACCACCGCCCGCCGGAGCTGACCATCGACATGCCGAGCCTCGTCACGCGCGACGAGTCCCTGCGCATCCGAGGCACGGCCCGCGACGAGACGCGGGTGCGCGACCTCTACATCTACGTCGGCGCGCGCAAGGCGTTCTACCAGTCCAACCGGGACAGCGACGCCCCGCGCGAGGCCACGTTCGACACCGCGGTGCGCCTGCGCCCGGGCACCAACTACATCGTCGTCGTCGCCCGGGAGAACGACCAGTCGATCTCGCGCCAGACCTTCGTGGTCCGTCGCGACGGCCCGAACGGGGAGCTCCTCGAGACCCCCGAGCAGCCCGACGAGTGGTTCCAGATGGGCGTCGACGAGGAGTGA
- a CDS encoding sigma-70 family RNA polymerase sigma factor — protein sequence MREHEDLVRKHALRVKAQFGLKTELAELMGYGFQGLLEARERFDPERGVQFSTYAYYRVRGAVLDGVREMAYLPRKVHAQRRAAEALDRAAEEVALQRAKTPEARADIQKTLQAVDDILGKTCAAMVLGVVGQADEDAPEGAESAIIDREEHAAVREALEVLDDRERALVEGHYFGERTLEEIGAEMGISKSWASRLCTRALGKMRAALLLTDAWP from the coding sequence GTGAGAGAGCACGAAGACCTCGTGCGCAAGCACGCCCTGCGCGTGAAGGCGCAGTTCGGCCTCAAGACCGAGCTCGCGGAGCTCATGGGGTACGGCTTCCAGGGGCTGCTCGAGGCCCGCGAGCGCTTCGACCCCGAGCGCGGCGTGCAGTTCAGCACCTACGCTTACTACCGGGTGCGCGGCGCGGTGCTCGATGGCGTGCGGGAGATGGCGTACCTGCCCCGCAAGGTGCACGCGCAGCGCCGCGCGGCCGAGGCCCTCGACCGCGCCGCCGAGGAGGTCGCGCTCCAGCGCGCGAAGACGCCCGAGGCGCGCGCGGACATCCAGAAGACCCTCCAGGCGGTGGACGACATCCTAGGGAAGACCTGCGCGGCGATGGTGCTCGGCGTCGTCGGTCAAGCGGACGAGGACGCGCCGGAGGGCGCCGAGAGCGCGATCATCGATCGCGAGGAGCACGCCGCCGTGCGCGAGGCCCTCGAGGTGCTCGACGATCGCGAGCGCGCGCTGGTGGAGGGCCACTACTTCGGCGAGCGGACCCTCGAGGAGATCGGGGCGGAGATGGGGATCTCCAAGTCCTGGGCGTCACGGCTCTGTACGCGCGCGCTCGGGAAGATGCGCGCCGCGCTCCTGCTGACCGACGCCTGGCCGTAG
- a CDS encoding hemolysin family protein, with protein MIALFLSLLCVGANAFFVAAEFALAKVRPSSLEALAKQGDPDAARAYEITKRLDAYLSATQLGITLASLGLGWLGEPALAHLIDPALERMGIDDPTVVHGISLTLAFGVITIAHIVIGELVPKSLAIQRPEQVARWTGRPLRWFFYASYPALWVLNGSSNFVLRALKLPAPDHAEGKLSLEELQLLIQASFSDRGLEGTKRELLERVLRATDRPVRAVMVPRVDMHVLSLADDFDSCMAQVRKYGFSRYPVAEDGDPDKIVGYLYVKDMLMASRRPRGRIGDLKRDILFVPESRSVGELLTEFQKTKIPIALIVDEYGGTSGLVTLEDVVEEIVGDIQDELHIDEPRMRLTEEGGAVVDGSLPIAELSLDGLDAPPIEGAETVGGYILASLGRLAHPGDRVRLGRFVAVVEDVRERRVNRVAVRPATDEELTDPGALTSTRPPPA; from the coding sequence GTGATCGCCCTCTTCCTCTCGCTTCTGTGCGTGGGGGCGAACGCGTTCTTCGTGGCCGCGGAGTTCGCCCTGGCGAAGGTGCGCCCGAGCTCGCTCGAGGCCCTGGCCAAGCAGGGCGACCCCGACGCGGCGCGCGCGTACGAGATCACCAAGCGGCTCGACGCCTACCTGTCAGCGACGCAGCTGGGCATCACCCTCGCCTCCCTCGGCCTCGGGTGGCTGGGGGAGCCCGCCCTCGCCCACCTCATCGACCCGGCCCTCGAGCGGATGGGGATCGACGACCCGACCGTGGTGCACGGCATCTCGCTGACCCTCGCGTTCGGCGTGATCACCATCGCGCACATCGTGATCGGCGAGCTGGTGCCGAAGTCGCTCGCCATCCAGCGCCCCGAGCAGGTCGCCCGCTGGACCGGGCGGCCCCTGCGCTGGTTCTTCTACGCCAGCTACCCCGCCCTCTGGGTGCTGAACGGCTCGAGCAACTTCGTGCTGCGCGCGCTCAAGCTCCCCGCGCCCGACCACGCCGAGGGCAAGCTCAGCCTGGAGGAGCTCCAGCTGCTCATCCAGGCGTCCTTCTCGGACCGCGGGCTCGAGGGGACCAAGCGCGAGCTGCTCGAGCGGGTGCTCCGCGCCACCGACCGGCCGGTCCGCGCGGTGATGGTGCCGCGCGTCGACATGCACGTGCTCTCGCTCGCGGACGACTTCGACAGCTGCATGGCGCAGGTCCGCAAGTACGGCTTCAGCCGCTACCCCGTGGCGGAGGACGGCGACCCGGACAAGATCGTCGGCTACCTCTACGTCAAGGACATGCTGATGGCGTCGCGCCGCCCGCGCGGCCGCATCGGCGACCTCAAGCGGGACATCCTCTTCGTGCCCGAGAGCCGCTCCGTGGGCGAGCTGCTCACCGAGTTCCAGAAGACGAAGATCCCGATCGCCCTCATCGTCGACGAGTACGGCGGCACCAGCGGGCTCGTGACGCTCGAGGACGTGGTCGAGGAGATCGTGGGCGACATCCAGGACGAGCTGCACATCGACGAGCCCCGCATGCGCCTGACCGAAGAGGGCGGCGCGGTGGTCGACGGCTCGCTCCCCATCGCGGAGCTCTCCCTCGACGGCCTGGACGCGCCTCCCATCGAGGGGGCCGAGACGGTGGGCGGCTACATCCTCGCCAGCCTCGGCCGGCTCGCCCACCCGGGCGACCGGGTCCGGCTCGGCCGCTTCGTCGCGGTCGTGGAAGACGTGCGCGAGCGCCGCGTGAACCGGGTCGCGGTCCGGCCGGCCACCGATGAGGAGCTGACCGACCCGGGCGCCCTCACGAGCACGCGCCCCCCTCCCGCATGA
- a CDS encoding homoserine kinase, which produces MAVYTPLPLRDADRLTRAHGLGQARAVEGVLAGSVNSNFFVDADRRVFARIYEEQERDGVAYEWALLSHLEAAGVPVPRRVRGPSGPAPGELRVAGKPTALFEVLGGEEVCQRMVTEARAEAVGRLLARCHAAARDFPERREGRFTLGDVRRRLEAEIAPLERPELREAVTLLRATLDEVDAAWDPGLPGGVIHGDLFRDNLRWEGDAVVGVLDWESASDGLWVYDLAVTQLAWCYGDALSEPLLRAMERGYASVRPLEPAERRFLRTARLAAAARFTVTRITDYHLREGSEQVKKDWRRFRDRLVASAALHAD; this is translated from the coding sequence GTGGCCGTCTACACCCCGCTCCCCCTGAGAGACGCCGACCGCCTGACCCGCGCCCACGGCCTCGGCCAGGCCCGCGCGGTCGAGGGCGTGCTCGCCGGAAGCGTCAACTCCAACTTCTTCGTCGACGCCGATCGGCGCGTCTTCGCGCGCATCTACGAGGAGCAAGAGCGCGACGGCGTGGCGTACGAGTGGGCGCTGCTGTCCCACCTGGAGGCGGCCGGCGTGCCCGTGCCGCGCCGCGTCCGCGGACCGTCCGGTCCCGCGCCCGGCGAGCTGCGCGTGGCGGGAAAGCCCACCGCGCTCTTCGAGGTGCTCGGCGGCGAGGAGGTCTGCCAGCGCATGGTGACCGAGGCGCGCGCCGAGGCGGTGGGTCGGCTGCTCGCGCGCTGTCACGCCGCGGCCCGAGACTTCCCGGAGCGCCGCGAGGGCCGCTTCACCCTCGGGGACGTGCGGCGCCGCCTCGAGGCCGAGATCGCCCCCCTCGAGCGCCCGGAGCTGCGGGAGGCGGTGACGCTCCTCCGCGCGACCCTCGACGAGGTCGACGCGGCGTGGGACCCCGGGCTGCCAGGCGGCGTGATCCACGGGGACCTGTTCCGCGACAACCTCCGCTGGGAGGGGGACGCGGTCGTGGGCGTGCTGGACTGGGAGAGCGCGAGCGACGGGCTGTGGGTGTACGACCTCGCGGTCACCCAGCTGGCCTGGTGCTACGGCGACGCGCTGTCGGAGCCGCTCCTCCGGGCGATGGAGCGCGGCTACGCGTCGGTGCGACCGCTCGAGCCCGCCGAGCGCCGCTTCCTCCGGACCGCGCGCCTGGCCGCGGCGGCGCGCTTCACGGTCACGCGCATCACCGACTACCACCTGCGGGAGGGCAGCGAGCAGGTGAAGAAGGACTGGCGGCGGTTCCGCGACCGGCTGGTCGCCTCCGCCGCCCTCCACGCGGACTGA